Proteins encoded together in one Hevea brasiliensis isolate MT/VB/25A 57/8 chromosome 16, ASM3005281v1, whole genome shotgun sequence window:
- the LOC110658904 gene encoding UDP-glycosyltransferase 83A1-like — MGRSHVLVLPYPAQGHVNPLMHFAQGLANLGFKVTFVNTHFNHKRVLAAMVGRNDPTGSCVNLVSIPDGMGLEDDRNDIGKLCEAILIAMPKSLEELIQNINKTLEFGDQPITCIVSDACMAWSREVANKLGIRLAMVWPASAAIYSILANIPNLIRDGYIDDEGFSIKKQRIQLSLSIPSFDIENIPWRLGDSNSQKALFKYLKRTFEHSQLTEWQMCNSFYEIEPGAFSLVPKLLPVGPLLANNDAGHSGAQFWQEDSSCLTWLDQQPSQSVIYVAFGSLTIIDQIQFQELALGLQLTNKPFLWVLRPGNNQESNHVHPNEFHGSHGKIVSWAPQQKVLSHPAIACFVSHCGWNSTIEGVSNGVPFLCWPHFLDQFHNTNYICDSWKVGLGFDKDESGIIRKEEFNKKVELLLGDKNIREKAFELKQIARNNIGEGGQNSTNFSNFIKWLEA, encoded by the exons atgggcaGATCACACGTTCTAGTGCTACCATATCCAGCTCAAGGGCACGTTAACCCCTTAATGCACTTTGCTCAGGGACTAGCCAATCTTGGATTCAAAGTCACTTTTGTTAACACACACTTTAATCACAAGAGAGTGCTTGCTGCAATGGTAGGCAGAAATGATCCTACAGGTTCATGTGTTAATTTGGTCTCAATCCCAGATGGGATGGGTCTCGAGGATGATAGAAATGACATTGGTAAGTTATGTGAGGCCATATTGATCGCCATGCCCAAAAGCCTTGAGGAGCTCATACAAAACATCAACAAGACCTTGGAGTTTGGTGATCAACCTATCACTTGTATTGTTTCTGATGCTTGTATGGCGTGGTCAAGGGAAGTTGCAAACAAGTTGGGGATTAGACTTGCTATGGTTTGGCCTGCATCAGCTGCCATTTACTCCATCCTGGCAAATATTCCTAATCTCATTCGTGATGGATACATCGACGATGAAG GATTCTCAATCAAGAAACAGAGAATTCAATTGTCCTTAAGCATCCCTAGTTTTGACATAGAAAACATTCCTTGGAGACTTGGCGACTCAAACTCGCAAAAGGCTCTTTTTAAATACCTCAAAAGAACCTTCGAACATTCACAATTGACAGAATGGCAGATGTGCAACTCATTTTATGAGATTGAGCCTGGAGCATTTTCCTTGGTTCCAAAGCTTCTCCCAGTTGGCCCATTATTAGCAAATAACGATGCAGGGCATTCAGGAGCACAGTTCTGGCAAGAGGATTCTTCATGCTTGACATGGCTTGATCAACAGCCATCCCAGTCAGTGATATATGTAGCATTTGGCAGCTTGACAATCATTGATCAAATCCAATTTCAAGAACTAGCCCTTGGACTTCAACTCACAAACAAGCCTTTTCTATGGGTGCTTCGTCCAGGAAACAACCAAGAATCAAACCATGTCCACCCAAATGAATTTCATGGCAGCCATGGAAAAATTGTGAGTTGGGCACCTCAACAGAAGGTTCTAAGTCATCCGGCTATTGCTTGTTTTGTGAGCCATTGTGGTTGGAACTCTACCATAGAAGGTGTGAGCAATGGAGTACCTTTCTTGTGTTGGCCTCACTTTTTAGACCAGTTTCATAACACGAACTACATTTGTGATTCATGGAAGGTTGGTTTGGGATTTGACAAGGATGAAAGTGGAATTATAAGGAAGGAGGAATTTAACAAGAAGGTGGAGCTCTTGCTTGGTGATAAAAATATAAGAGAGAAAGCCTTTGAGTTGAAGCAAATTGCCAGAAATAATATTGGAGAAGGTGGTCAGAACTCAACAAATTTTAGCAACTTCATCAAGTGGCTAGAGGCATAG